A part of Paenibacillus antri genomic DNA contains:
- the spo0A gene encoding sporulation transcription factor Spo0A: MHKIEVLLADDNREFANLLSEYISEQEDLSVAGVAYNGEEVMEMIEEKGIVPDVLILDIIMPHLDGLGVLERLRELNLDPAPKIVMLTAFGQENITQKAVQLGASYYILKPFDMDVLVNRIRQLAAGPVPQVSSGSSGGTLSSISSQMRKRPSLLSSKPQGKPNLDASITNIIHEVGVPAHIKGYQYLRDAITMVYNNIELLSAVTKTLYPAIAEKYRTTPSRVERAIRHAIEVAWTRGNIDSISHLFGYTINISKAKPTNSEFIAMVADKLRIEHKVS, from the coding sequence TTGCATAAGATCGAGGTTTTATTGGCGGACGACAATCGGGAATTCGCGAATTTGTTGTCGGAGTACATCAGCGAGCAAGAAGATTTGTCTGTTGCCGGGGTCGCGTACAACGGGGAAGAAGTCATGGAGATGATCGAGGAGAAGGGGATCGTGCCCGATGTCCTCATTTTGGATATTATTATGCCGCATCTAGACGGTCTCGGGGTGCTCGAACGGCTTAGAGAGCTCAATTTGGATCCGGCGCCGAAGATCGTCATGCTGACCGCGTTCGGCCAGGAGAACATCACGCAGAAAGCCGTGCAGCTCGGCGCTTCGTACTACATTCTGAAGCCGTTCGACATGGACGTGCTCGTCAATCGGATTCGCCAGCTGGCGGCCGGTCCGGTTCCGCAAGTGAGCAGCGGCAGCTCGGGCGGCACGTTGTCGTCGATCTCTTCGCAAATGCGCAAGCGCCCGTCGCTGCTCTCGTCGAAGCCGCAAGGCAAGCCGAACTTGGACGCGAGCATTACGAACATTATTCACGAGGTGGGCGTGCCGGCGCATATCAAGGGGTATCAGTATCTGCGCGACGCGATCACGATGGTGTACAACAACATCGAGCTGCTGAGCGCCGTCACGAAGACGCTGTATCCGGCGATCGCCGAGAAGTATCGCACGACGCCGTCGCGCGTCGAGCGGGCCATCCGCCACGCGATCGAAGTCGCTTGGACGCGAGGCAACATCGACAGCATCTCGCATCTGTTCGGGTACACGATCAACATCTCGAAGGCGAAGCCGACGAACAGCGAATTCATCGCGATGGTCGCCGATAAGCTGCGCATCGAACACAAGGTTAGCTAA
- a CDS encoding DUF2627 domain-containing protein — MPTKFSRFIAVLLLVIPGWMATYGFLLMKNSVFESFGPGTLPWLKFAAGLLLFAAGVAFIGGWIFYRDRKRNYVAPRFREKKKQRR, encoded by the coding sequence ATGCCCACGAAATTTTCCCGATTCATCGCCGTCCTGCTGCTCGTCATTCCGGGCTGGATGGCCACATACGGTTTCTTGCTCATGAAAAACTCGGTGTTCGAATCGTTCGGCCCCGGCACGCTGCCTTGGCTGAAGTTCGCGGCCGGGCTGCTGCTGTTCGCGGCGGGCGTCGCCTTCATCGGCGGGTGGATTTTTTACCGCGACCGCAAGCGCAATTACGTCGCTCCCCGTTTCCGCGAAAAGAAAAAACAGCGCCGCTAG